A genomic segment from Pseudomonas sp. M30-35 encodes:
- a CDS encoding DUF1127 domain-containing protein: protein MERTLSSDLSFETKSTPVTSSLALNIFATVMLWQRRIVSRRQLARLDARLLADAGITESQRYSELNKPFWR from the coding sequence ATGGAACGTACCCTCAGTTCCGACTTGTCGTTTGAAACCAAATCGACTCCTGTTACCAGCAGTCTTGCACTGAATATATTTGCCACCGTAATGCTGTGGCAGCGCCGCATCGTCAGCCGTCGTCAACTGGCCCGACTTGATGCGCGCCTTCTGGCTGACGCCGGTATCACGGAAAGCCAGCGTTACTCAGAGCTGAATAAGCCTTTCTGGCGCTAA